In Geminocystis sp. NIES-3708, a single window of DNA contains:
- a CDS encoding glycoside hydrolase family 10 protein, whose amino-acid sequence MKIIRLFILFFLTIIFVYNSSQFIHAQPLNKKEIRGVWLTNIDSDVLFTAENTKKAIVNLHQLNFNSLYPTVWNWGYTLYPSQVAEKVTGIKIDPTEGLNSRDILQEIITEGHKKKMAVIPWFEFGFMAPADAQLAKRHPEWLTQRRDGSKIWLEGKTHERVWLNPLHPEVQTFITDLILEIVTEYDIDGIQVDDHFGYPSELGYDPYTSALYRKEHQGKLPPLDSKNPEWIQWRSDKITNYMETLFQEIKKVKNNVIISVSPNPQEFSKDEFLMDWAKWERKGLIEELIVQIYRNNIESFNRELAQKDLQLAKNHIPSAIGILAGLKGKKMDLNLINKKIKSTREQDFSGVSFFFYESLWNFGPETSQQRQNYFQEIFAQQVDRLTINN is encoded by the coding sequence ATGAAAATCATTAGATTATTTATTCTGTTTTTTTTAACTATCATTTTTGTTTATAACAGTAGTCAATTTATCCATGCTCAACCTCTTAATAAAAAAGAAATTCGGGGGGTTTGGTTGACGAATATTGATAGTGATGTTTTATTTACTGCTGAAAATACCAAAAAGGCGATCGTTAATTTACACCAATTAAATTTTAATAGTCTTTATCCCACAGTTTGGAATTGGGGTTATACTTTATATCCTAGTCAAGTAGCTGAAAAAGTTACAGGAATCAAAATTGATCCCACAGAAGGTTTGAACAGTAGAGATATATTACAAGAAATCATCACTGAAGGACATAAAAAAAAGATGGCGGTGATACCTTGGTTTGAATTTGGTTTTATGGCACCAGCAGATGCACAATTAGCGAAACGTCATCCAGAATGGTTAACTCAAAGACGAGATGGTAGTAAAATTTGGTTAGAAGGCAAAACCCATGAAAGAGTTTGGTTAAATCCCTTACATCCAGAAGTACAAACTTTTATTACTGATTTAATCTTAGAGATTGTTACTGAATATGATATTGATGGTATTCAAGTTGATGATCATTTTGGCTATCCTTCAGAATTAGGTTATGATCCTTATACTTCCGCTTTATATAGAAAAGAACATCAAGGAAAATTACCTCCTTTAGATTCTAAAAATCCCGAATGGATACAGTGGCGATCAGATAAAATTACAAATTACATGGAGACATTATTTCAAGAGATTAAAAAAGTAAAAAATAACGTCATAATTTCTGTTTCTCCTAATCCCCAAGAATTTTCTAAAGATGAGTTTTTAATGGATTGGGCAAAATGGGAAAGAAAAGGTTTAATTGAAGAATTAATTGTCCAAATTTATCGCAACAATATAGAATCTTTTAACCGTGAATTAGCTCAAAAAGATCTACAATTAGCTAAAAATCATATTCCCTCTGCCATCGGTATTTTAGCAGGTTTAAAAGGGAAAAAAATGGATCTTAATTTGATTAATAAAAAAATAAAATCTACTCGTGAACAAGATTTTAGTGGAGTAAGTTTTTTCTTTTATGAAAGTCTTTGGAATTTTGGACCTGAAACAAGTCAACAAAGACAGAACTATTTTCAAGAAATTTTTGCTCAACAAGTTGATCGATTAACTATTAACAATTAG
- a CDS encoding HhoA/HhoB/HtrA family serine endopeptidase — protein sequence MSKYIQKATTCTSLLLLGAGIGVGVNYLVNTPQIFASTNNNTTIEQKENLTSAKLPSLADNTDINFVSKVVQEVGPAVVRINAERTVASNQNVPPVFNDPFFRQFFGDQIPQTPEQQIQQGTGSGFIISDDGKILTNAHVVEGSTKVTVNLKDGRVLEGKVLGVDSLTDLAVIQVQGENLPVAQLGNSDNLVIGEWAIAIGNPLGLDNTVTTGIISATGRSSSQIGVGDKRLDFIQTDAAINPGNSGGPLLNAQGEVIAINTAIIKNAQGLGFAIPINRAAEIAEKLILQGKVDHPYLGIAMVPLNEQTKQQLNQNEGFKLTNEEGVIVVKVMPNSPAAEAGLKSGDIIQGIEGEKIADPSQIQKKVESSQVGSDLTLDLRREKQELKIPVKLGILPTNNKPQPQ from the coding sequence ATGAGCAAATATATTCAAAAAGCAACAACTTGCACTTCTTTACTTTTATTAGGTGCGGGTATTGGTGTGGGTGTCAATTATTTAGTCAATACCCCTCAAATATTCGCTAGTACAAATAATAATACAACCATTGAACAAAAAGAAAATTTAACCAGTGCTAAGTTACCCTCATTGGCAGATAATACAGACATTAATTTTGTTTCTAAAGTAGTTCAAGAAGTCGGTCCTGCTGTTGTTAGAATTAACGCAGAAAGAACAGTCGCCAGTAATCAAAATGTACCTCCTGTATTTAATGATCCTTTTTTCCGTCAATTTTTTGGAGATCAAATCCCTCAAACTCCTGAGCAACAAATTCAACAGGGTACAGGCTCTGGGTTTATTATCAGTGATGATGGTAAAATCTTAACTAATGCTCATGTAGTAGAGGGGTCAACTAAAGTAACTGTTAACTTAAAAGATGGACGAGTGTTAGAAGGTAAAGTCTTAGGAGTAGATTCTCTTACGGATTTAGCAGTTATTCAAGTTCAAGGAGAAAATTTACCTGTCGCTCAATTAGGTAATTCTGATAATCTTGTTATTGGTGAATGGGCGATCGCTATTGGTAATCCTTTAGGTTTAGATAACACAGTTACCACAGGAATTATTAGTGCCACAGGCAGATCGAGTTCTCAAATTGGTGTTGGTGATAAACGATTAGATTTTATTCAAACTGATGCCGCCATTAATCCGGGTAATTCAGGAGGACCACTTTTGAATGCTCAAGGAGAAGTAATTGCTATTAACACTGCAATCATTAAAAATGCTCAAGGATTAGGTTTTGCTATTCCTATTAATCGAGCGGCGGAGATTGCAGAAAAATTAATCTTACAAGGAAAAGTAGATCATCCTTATTTAGGCATTGCTATGGTGCCTTTAAATGAACAAACTAAACAACAACTTAATCAAAATGAAGGCTTTAAACTCACCAATGAAGAAGGAGTCATCGTCGTCAAAGTTATGCCTAATTCTCCTGCCGCAGAAGCTGGTTTAAAATCAGGGGATATTATTCAAGGTATTGAAGGAGAAAAAATTGCTGATCCTTCACAGATACAGAAAAAAGTAGAATCTAGTCAAGTGGGATCTGATTTAACTTTAGATTTAAGACGAGAAAAACAAGAGTTAAAAATACCCGTAAAATTAGGTATTTTGCCTACGAATAATAAACCTCAACCTCAATAA
- a CDS encoding NAD(P)-dependent oxidoreductase — MTVSIFGMGLMGQPMAIKLCQANIPVMVYNRTLEKLTSFKAQNIPITNNAQDAIIFGNCLILMLTDIKAIEAVILDSYADLTDKTIIQMGTISPDESQKLLTQIELRGGEYLEAPVLGSIPEVKNGDLLVMVGATKNQFDRWQDLLKNYSPEPILVGKVGTASALKLALNQMIAGLTSTFALSLRFIQQQGVEVSTFMDILRNSALYAPTFDKKLSRMSDGNYQNPNFPTKHLLKDINLFLTSAAEKGLNTQSLEGIKAIVSQTVNKGYGDSDYSALIESIAQQTKQVDK; from the coding sequence TTGACTGTGAGTATTTTCGGTATGGGATTAATGGGGCAACCAATGGCAATAAAATTATGTCAGGCAAATATTCCCGTCATGGTTTACAATCGCACATTAGAAAAATTAACATCATTCAAAGCCCAAAATATTCCTATCACTAATAATGCACAAGATGCCATCATCTTTGGTAATTGTTTAATTTTGATGTTGACGGATATTAAAGCAATAGAAGCAGTAATTTTAGATTCTTATGCCGACTTAACAGATAAAACTATTATTCAAATGGGTACTATTTCCCCTGATGAGAGTCAAAAATTATTAACACAAATAGAATTAAGAGGCGGAGAATATTTAGAAGCACCAGTTTTAGGGAGTATTCCTGAAGTTAAAAATGGTGATTTATTAGTTATGGTAGGTGCAACTAAAAATCAATTTGACAGATGGCAAGATTTACTCAAAAATTATAGCCCTGAACCGATTTTGGTAGGTAAAGTGGGAACAGCCTCAGCCTTAAAATTAGCTTTGAATCAAATGATAGCAGGATTAACCAGTACCTTTGCCCTTAGTTTACGTTTTATTCAACAACAAGGGGTTGAGGTGTCAACTTTTATGGACATTTTACGTAATAGTGCTTTATATGCTCCTACTTTTGATAAAAAATTATCGAGAATGTCTGATGGCAATTATCAGAATCCCAATTTTCCGACAAAACATTTACTGAAAGATATAAATTTATTTTTGACATCGGCGGCAGAAAAAGGTTTAAATACACAGAGTTTAGAAGGGATTAAGGCGATCGTATCACAAACGGTAAATAAAGGTTATGGGGATAGTGATTATTCAGCACTCATTGAAAGCATCGCCCAACAAACGAAACAAGTGGACAAGTAA
- a CDS encoding photosystem II manganese-stabilizing polypeptide yields the protein MRFRNLLVAFLIVCLGFLGACSDGAAKAYDPKSITYDEILNTGLANKCPEISEFTRGSIAISKDQPLAILDMCLEPQEYFVKEEPVNKRQKAEYIQGKLLTRDTSSLEQIRGTLSVDDSGVLTLTELDGIDFQIATVLLPGGDQVPFFFTIKKLVAQTEAGFTAVNTSADFVGKFKVPSYRGASFLDPKGRGLTSGYDNAVALPAGADKTEYTRNNIKNADSYQGEISLQITKVDQETGEISGVFESEQPSSTDLGAEDPEEVKIRGVFYARLEPQV from the coding sequence ATGAGGTTTCGCAACCTATTAGTAGCTTTCCTAATAGTATGTTTAGGATTCTTAGGTGCTTGTAGTGATGGTGCTGCTAAGGCTTATGATCCTAAATCTATCACCTATGATGAAATTCTTAATACAGGATTGGCTAACAAATGTCCAGAAATTTCTGAGTTTACTCGTGGTAGTATTGCTATTTCTAAAGATCAACCCTTGGCGATCTTAGATATGTGCTTAGAGCCACAAGAATATTTCGTTAAAGAAGAACCCGTTAATAAAAGACAAAAAGCAGAATATATACAAGGTAAACTCTTAACTAGAGATACAAGCAGTCTTGAACAAATCAGAGGGACTCTTTCTGTAGATGATAGTGGTGTTTTAACTTTAACAGAACTAGACGGTATTGATTTCCAAATCGCTACAGTATTATTACCCGGTGGAGATCAAGTGCCTTTCTTCTTCACTATTAAGAAATTAGTAGCTCAAACTGAAGCTGGTTTTACTGCTGTAAATACTTCTGCTGATTTTGTTGGTAAATTTAAAGTTCCTTCCTATCGTGGAGCATCTTTCTTAGATCCTAAAGGACGTGGTTTAACTTCTGGTTATGATAATGCGGTAGCTTTACCTGCTGGTGCTGATAAAACAGAATATACCCGTAATAACATCAAAAATGCTGATTCTTACCAAGGTGAAATCTCTTTACAAATTACTAAAGTAGATCAAGAAACTGGAGAAATTTCAGGTGTCTTTGAAAGTGAACAACCTTCTTCTACTGATTTGGGTGCAGAAGATCCTGAAGAAGTTAAAATTCGTGGTGTATTCTACGCTCGTTTAGAACCACAAGTTTAA
- the accD gene encoding acetyl-CoA carboxylase, carboxyltransferase subunit beta produces MSLLDWFDNLRKSEPEIKPQQEREIADGLWTKCPECGVLAYTKDLQANNMVCLECDHHMRIFSDERIDQLIDTKTWQPLNHHLIPTDPLHFHDRKSYGDRLKELHAKTPLTDAVQTGTGLIDGLPIALGVMDFRFMGGSMGSVVGERLTRLIEYATEKTFPVVIICASGGARMQEGMLSLMQMAKISGALERHREKKLLYIPILTHPTTGGVTASFAMLGDLIIAEPGATIGFAGRRVIEQTLREKLPDGFQTSEYLLQHGFVDAIVSRTQLKKTLAHLISLHQPFYPINLGIKN; encoded by the coding sequence ATGTCATTATTAGATTGGTTTGATAATTTAAGAAAATCTGAGCCGGAAATAAAACCCCAACAGGAAAGAGAAATTGCTGATGGTTTATGGACAAAATGTCCTGAATGCGGAGTTTTAGCCTATACCAAAGATTTACAAGCTAATAATATGGTGTGTTTAGAATGTGATCACCATATGCGTATTTTTAGTGATGAAAGAATTGACCAGTTAATCGATACTAAAACATGGCAACCTTTAAATCATCATCTTATTCCCACAGATCCTCTTCATTTTCATGATCGTAAAAGTTATGGCGATCGCCTTAAAGAATTACACGCTAAAACCCCTTTAACAGACGCAGTACAAACAGGTACAGGATTAATTGATGGTTTACCCATAGCTTTAGGAGTAATGGATTTTCGTTTTATGGGTGGCAGTATGGGATCAGTCGTTGGAGAGAGACTCACTAGATTGATAGAATATGCTACAGAAAAAACCTTCCCTGTGGTGATTATTTGTGCTTCTGGCGGTGCAAGAATGCAGGAAGGAATGTTAAGTTTAATGCAAATGGCGAAGATTTCAGGGGCTTTAGAACGTCATAGAGAGAAAAAATTGCTATATATTCCTATACTGACCCATCCCACGACTGGGGGAGTTACCGCAAGTTTTGCTATGCTAGGAGATTTGATTATAGCTGAACCCGGTGCAACTATTGGTTTTGCTGGAAGAAGGGTTATCGAGCAAACTTTGAGGGAGAAATTACCTGATGGTTTCCAAACTTCTGAATATCTTTTACAGCATGGTTTTGTTGATGCCATTGTGTCTCGTACGCAACTAAAAAAGACTTTGGCACATCTAATTAGTTTACATCAACCTTTTTATCCTATTAATTTAGGCATAAAAAATTAG